The segment ATCAATTTTAATGAATTTATATTACACAGAAACACTAGCGGATTGGATCGTCCTAAAATAGTAGGTAAGAAGACTAACATAAGTGAGTTTGTAAGCTAGCTCCTGCTCTTCAATAGCTGCCTTCTTTAACAGTCTGCCCTGCTCAACGTTCGACAGTTCCAAGGGACGTTTGAACGCATCTACGGTAAGTAAAGCAAGGGTTTTAGAAGAGGAAATACACACCATGATGAAACACTTCATCCAAGCTACAACAATCATGGGAATTGTCCTGAATAAACAACCAGACACCCATCAATTTGTTATTGAATCGCGCTCAGGGGATCATTATTGTATCAACGTTAAAGAAACCACTGATTTTCGCTGTTTAACCAATCTCGATGGCATTAATAATGATCGCTTTCTTGATCCGACTAACCCCCCCCAAAATCTAGCTGAAAAAATTGACGCTTACCTTCATGAAAACCTGCTGGTTGCGGTTGAAGCGATTGAAGAAATTCAAGGAGAAAAAATTCTTTTTGACGCAACTTGCATTCATTTGCTAACCACCCCCAAATCACAATACTTATTTGAACAAACCCACTGGTGGTTAAACCAAATTTCTCGCATGGCCGATGAATGGTTAGATGATTTATTTGGCGATCGCCGTAACTATACCGAAGCGGACTTTTCCCAACTCTATCGCACCAATCTGAATATTGTGGGACTCCCCACCGATAACGATATTCAGGAGATGGCCACCCTATCGCGCTTAATTTTTGGTCTGTCTTCGGCCTATCTTTTAACCGGCAACCAGCGATATCTATCCGCAGCGTCAGCCGGGGTTAATTTTCAGCGCGAAGCTTTCCGCAGTCTCAGTCATGACGGCAAATACTGCTTCTGGGCTTATGGTCGTCGTCGTCAAAAGTACGGAACCGAATGGAAGATGCTCTCAGAAGACGGAACCGACGCGGGAACCATGCCCATTTACGAACAAATTTACGCCCTAGCGGGATTAACCCAATACTACCGCATTACCAATGATTGGGCAGTTTTCCGAGATATTCGACGAACTATTCGCACTTTTAATGATTTTTATCTGGATACCAAAGCTAATAACCCCGATTTTCCCGGTAAAGGCGGATATTTCTCCCATCTGGACTATGCTACCATGCGTCCAGATAATCCCTCATTAGGCATCAATCAATCCCGCAAGAACTGGAACTCCATCGGTGATCATATTCCTGCCTATTTGATTAATTTATTGTTAGCCCTTGATCCTTTGCCCGTAGGACGAGAATCTGACGCTGATTTAAAACAATTTGTGCAAATTTGTCGGGAAATGCTCGATGATTGTACTAAAAATATCCTAGAACATTTTCCTGACCCTCATTGCCCCTATGTCAATGAACGCTTTAAAGCTGACTGGACTCCCGAACACGACTGGAATTGGCAACAAAATCGAGCAATTGTCGGCCATAACCTGAAAATTGCCTGGAATCTCACCCGTGTAGCTAATTACTACCTCTCTACAGGGAATAAAATCGATGCCGACAAAGCCTTAGCGTTAGCGACCAGTCTGGCTGATAAAATGCTCGAATATGGCTTAGATCCGGTCAGAGGAGGCTGTTTTGATGCAGTCGAACGAGATCCCAAAAATGGTATGACCTTCCAATTTGCCTGGGGTAGTACGAAAGACTTCTGGCAACAAGAACAAGGCATTTTAGCCTATCTCATTCTCTATGGAAAAACGAAAAAACCCGAATATCTGAAAGCAGCCCGCGAAATGATGGCCTTTTGGAATGTATTCTTCTTGGATCGGGATAATCGAGGGGTTTTCTTCCGCGTTAGTGAAATTGGATCACCCGTTGTTCAAGGCAGTTACATCAATAAAGGAGGTCACGCGATCGCCGGGTATCATGCTTTTGAACTAAACTACCTCGCCCACTTATATATTCGCTCCTTAGTCGGATTAGCACCAGGGGGAGATGAGAATTTCTGTCTCTATTTCCATCTGCCGGCCAATAGTCAACAGCGTTCGATCAACGTTCTTCCTGACTACTTCCCACCTGGACAGGTCAAAATTGTGGGAATTACCGTTAATGGGGTATCTCGACGCGCGATTGCAGAAGATCAGTTTCAAATTCATCTAACAGAGTCCGATCTAGAGTCTAATACTGATTGCATCATCATTGTTGAGTTTCAAGCAAGCGATCGTAATTTGACTTAGGAGGCAGGAGGCAGGAGGCAGAAGGCAGGAGGCAGGAGGCAAAATATCTTCCCCACTCACTCCCTTCCCCACTCACCCCCTCCCCTCACATTCATGGGAGTAAGTAAAATTATGTCTTATCTACCATTACAAGGCAAAAAAATCGCTATTCTAGTCAATTCACAGTATATCGCTCAAGAAATTAAAGGATACCAAGAAAAATTTACCGCTTATGGGGCAAAAGTTGACTTGATGTCTCGACTGTGGGGACAAACTGAGCAAACCTTCGTCAGTGAAGTGGAACAAGAAGGAAAAACCCCCGAAACCCTGACAGTTTGGATCGATTTTACCCAAGTTAATCTCAATGACTACGCCGCCGTCATTATGGCGGCGAATTATC is part of the Rippkaea orientalis PCC 8801 genome and harbors:
- a CDS encoding AGE family epimerase/isomerase, whose amino-acid sequence is MMKHFIQATTIMGIVLNKQPDTHQFVIESRSGDHYCINVKETTDFRCLTNLDGINNDRFLDPTNPPQNLAEKIDAYLHENLLVAVEAIEEIQGEKILFDATCIHLLTTPKSQYLFEQTHWWLNQISRMADEWLDDLFGDRRNYTEADFSQLYRTNLNIVGLPTDNDIQEMATLSRLIFGLSSAYLLTGNQRYLSAASAGVNFQREAFRSLSHDGKYCFWAYGRRRQKYGTEWKMLSEDGTDAGTMPIYEQIYALAGLTQYYRITNDWAVFRDIRRTIRTFNDFYLDTKANNPDFPGKGGYFSHLDYATMRPDNPSLGINQSRKNWNSIGDHIPAYLINLLLALDPLPVGRESDADLKQFVQICREMLDDCTKNILEHFPDPHCPYVNERFKADWTPEHDWNWQQNRAIVGHNLKIAWNLTRVANYYLSTGNKIDADKALALATSLADKMLEYGLDPVRGGCFDAVERDPKNGMTFQFAWGSTKDFWQQEQGILAYLILYGKTKKPEYLKAAREMMAFWNVFFLDRDNRGVFFRVSEIGSPVVQGSYINKGGHAIAGYHAFELNYLAHLYIRSLVGLAPGGDENFCLYFHLPANSQQRSINVLPDYFPPGQVKIVGITVNGVSRRAIAEDQFQIHLTESDLESNTDCIIIVEFQASDRNLT